The window CAGGGACCCACCGTACCCAAAACATTTACAAcatctgcctccatacctcttgACTTCTGAACAGCTACTCCGAAGGAGAGGAGAGCAACAACCAACAGCTGAATCGTGCACCTACTAAGAAGGGGCATCATCAGGTCTATTTGTacctgtgggcatgaacacaATGCCCGAGGAGGAAGGGGCATCAATAGAAATAATATACTAAATATGAAAGACAAAGAAACACACGTAAATCAAAGTCATAGCATAAGAGATATGAGTACATGATTCCAACCTGAACACCGAAGACAACCTACCGGGGGCATGAACCAAACTGTGAGGAACTATGAACCTTGGATCATAAATGTATGCAAACTTTTGTAAAATCAAGCCTCTCATTGGGGCCatgtaacatatatatatatatatatatatatatatatatatatatatatatatatatacccggCCTAATAGAGGACTCGGTCGTACCCGGCTTTAGGAGGTCTCGGTTGTATCCGGTCTCAACAGAACTCGGTGTAGCCGGACTCAAGAGGACTCATTAGCCTCACATCACACTTCATCACTCCATACCCGACCTCATAGAGGACTCGATCATACCCGGCCTCAGGAGGTCTTGGTTGTACCCAGTCTCAACAGAACTCGGCATAGCTGGTCTCAAGAGGACTCGATAGCCTCACATCACACATCATCATACCCGGCCACACATGGGCTCGGTAATATCGCATCTCATGCCTTTACATACCCAAATGATCAGTGAttgcacaataggtgtcataCCCGATCGACTGTagtgcggctcggtagagtaaaatagatacataagTGCAATGCAGCAACAGTTTCAAGAGATAACAAGTTTAGACTTCAGAATGAATCATACCCTCCAACCGCAGAAGACCAACTAGAAACTATGTGTTCTTTGAAAGATATTCTACCAGCAAGAACGCACGGGGACAAGATAACATCATTGAGAGGACTTAGAACTATTAATACATTACAGTACATGAGTCATTTAGAAAGGAGAGACTTACACAAACTCATGCTAAGAAAGAAGGTTGCCCTACATACCGTGTTGGAAATCTAATTACAATGGTGGTTAACTTTGCCTCTAATGAATCTTCAGAATCGATTCCACTAGATGATAATCGATACGGTGATGACTCCAAGATCTTTGAGTTAAATCTTGCTAAATCCAAATTCACCTTCGACTTTGCCTCACTCTGCTAGGAAATTCTAAAGGGGCGTCGAGAGTATTTTGAGAGGACTTGTTCTGGTGATACTTCTAGAATGAAAGAGAATGAGCCTCACTGCCCTTTTATACTATTACCAAGCATAGGAATTTCTGCCACTTCTACATGCAAAACGGGTCGCCCCGCTCCGATTGCAGCAGCCGGTGAGACACTTGGCGCCGACCCACTGAAATGTGTGACCACTTTCTGGCTTCGAACGTGTCTCTAGCTGATTGATCGTTCTAGAATCCACACTTACTGTACTTTATTTAAGTGTTGGATATAACATTGCTGCTGGATAAGGTGACCTCATTCATTTCTCTCACAGCAGGTTGATCACCTCTAAGCTTCTTAATCTCATCCAGCATAGGGAACTTCAACAATTGATGATAATTCGATGGCATAACCTtaatttcatgaatccatggtcTACCAATGATCACATTGTATCCCATATCGCCAACTACTATATAGAACAAAGTGGTTTTCTCGACGCCCTCGGCATGTGTGGGCAGTAAGATCTCccatcgggtcgttacacttgtcAGGTAGAACCAAGCCAGAAGCTTTGTTGTCGAAACTATATTTCTAGTTAACTTTGCTTGTTCCAAAACCCTCCATTGGATGACATTGGCTGAACTATCTGGATCAACTaacacacgtttaattttaaaattaaaaatattaagtGATATTACGAGAGTATTGTTGTGTGGTAAAATATGGCAATCAGCGTCTTCTTCCGTGAAggtgatttcatcatcttctgatGCTTCTTGGATTCTCTTGACATGAGTTACCGATATATTTATCTTCTTTTCTGTCGAAAACGTCACTCCATTTACTTCAACCCCACCAAAAATCATATTTATTGTTAAACAGGGTGACCCTGCGGCCAGTTTCTCTGGTTCTATTGCATCCTGATTCCTCCCACAACTGTTCTTGGCCCGGTCACTCAGAAACTCTCTAAAATGGATGTTTTTCAACAACATTGCAACCTCTGCAcgaagatgtcggcagtccctaGTCATGTGGCCATGCGTTCCGTGGAATTCCCACCACAAACTATGATTCATTTGACTGGGACCTGATCGAATTGGTTTCAAAATTATGTCTCATAGCTGAAACCAAATCTACCTAACTAATGTTGAAGTTGTAATCTGACAACCGGGAATATCCTGAATCCCAAGACCCCGATGGTTCATTATCTTGCAAAGGCATGTACTCCGACCACGATTCATCCTTCTATCCGATACAAATCTTTCAGATGATAGAAAACCTTTAGTTCCACGCCTATCAGCTCTTTCACAAGGCTAGAAACAATTCCTGGATGACCTCCGATATGCATCAAAATCACTTTTGAACTTTTCCTGATTCCAATTGTGATTACGTCCTTTGGATGACACCGAAGAACTCAATTTATCATCTTCAATGGTTTTTGACTCATAACAATTATGGACATCTACCAATGTGGTTTCCTGAAACTCCAACAGGCTTTTCTTTAATTTCTTGGAGGCATCAGAGCTTAAAGGATTGAGACCTTTGGTGAAGGCTTCAGTTGCCCACTCATCCGGTACTGCCGACAACAGCATCTGCTCTTTTTGAAACTAGATTACGAACTTCTGCAATAATTTTGATTCCCCTGGAGCGATTCTGAATATATCTGCTTTCATAGCTTGGACTTTTCTCGCCCCAACATGAGCTTTAATAAACTaatctgcaagcatttcaaaagagtTGATGGAATGTTCCGGTAAAAGAGAGTACCACATTAAAGCACCCTTTGTTAGAGTTTTGCCTAATTTCATCAGCAGAACAAATTCAATCTCATGCGGGGCCAAATCATTTTCCTTTACAGTCGTAGTGTAAGTTATAATATATTTCTTGTGGATtcgaagttccatcatactttggaataCCTAGCATCTTAATTTCGTTGTAATCAACTCCAGGGCCGCACTTGGTTTGAAGGACAATTACGTATACTTCTTTTAATCCGTCCCTTTCAATACCGGTGGTGCTCCCGTGATCTGATCCATCCGAGCGTGGAATTCTTTAGAATTTTGACCCATCTGATCATTCATTtccctcatgaatctcatgagctcCGTTTTAAAGGGATCATTTGTGTTGTTGTCATTCCCGGATTCTCTACCTACTCCACCTGCTTGATTTTCATTAAATCCAAACTCCTCCCTCGAAGCGATGTTACCAGCTCTGGTATCTTAAATTTCTTTGGAATCAACTTTAGGGTCGTATTTTGTTTGAACGAAAACTATGTATACTTCTTTGAATCCTGCCCATTCAATACCGGtggtgctcccgggatctgatccatCAGTGCGTGGAATTCTTTAGCATTTTGATCCATTCGATCATTCATTTCCCTCGTGGATTTCATGAGCTCCATTTTAAAGGGATCATTTGTGTTGTTGTCATTCCCGAATTCACTACCTGCACAATgtgcttgattttcattaaaTCCAAACTCCTCCCTTGATTTGCAGGCACGCTGAGAGGGGCTCCAACTCCGCCATTGGAATTATTAGAGGCAACCGAAAGTGCTGGAGCTCAGTCGTTATCAGGTCCTGTCTTGAGAGATGATTCATGATTTCCCTTTGATGTACTCTCAAAACTTTTACCGTGTCGACAACAGGTTCATCGTCCATATCATCAGGAGTTGGACTTGTCACACGTTAAGGATTTCGTTCTTGGCAAATCGGAGTTGTCTTAACTCCGTCGTTGCGAGTTTCGCTGGTTGTATCATCACCTTGATCCCCATCACGGAACATATCCTCACGCTCATTATTTGTTCCAACATTAAAGGAGTCGTTCACATAATTAGTTGCCATATCTGTTTTTACTTTACTAAAGAAAAGCATCAAAATGCGTTAGTAACAGATGAATGAATCAAAGTAATACCACAACTGTCTATGCCCCACGgagggcgccaaattgtttacccattagagttgaatttgtaacatgattatagacacgtgaattaatttgatccaataatataaaataactaagaatagaaataaattaattaaagaaCATTGAAAAAAATACAGGGTGACTGTGAAATGATCTTCTCTGGAAGGAAGAATAAGAACAATGTTTAGagtagaaagaaagaatgttgctgaTAGAATAAGATTAATTTGAGCCTATTTTGCATACATATATTTCGTGCTTACAATGAGTCCAAAATTCTAAATTAATAGCTAAACTCAGGGAGgcaagatccccaaatcaagtTTCTCTTTAATATGAGTAAAGATTCCTCTTGATGGCTGCATAACGGTTGAGTACAAATGCACAGATTCTTTGTAACAGCCGCTCCTTGAATGTTGCATTCTCCCACCAAGATCTTCTTTTCAAACTTTCATTCCCGATTCCAACGTCTTCGGAACTCACACAACATCGGTAGCATGTTCTTAACCGGTGCCAGCTATTTTTTATAACTCATACCCTACATGTCTTTACTATCACGTGTCAACTCGGCGAGTATCCGCTTCTCGTTTatcaattttaccccatacaaatATCAAGTGTTATGGAATGGATAGGATCCCATCTCTTAATTTGAATTTTCGGGTTCGAGCTCTGGAAAGTAAGGAGGAAAAAAATCTTGTAAGGATCGCTTTTTCCTTTAATGAGTTTTACACAACGCGAATCCGAATGAGTTGGAGCTTCAAAGCTTGTACCATATACCGGAAAAGAAAAAAGCCCATGACTAAATCTCCTAATAATTACAAAGCATATAGTAGAGTACTGACGGTAGGCTAGAAATATGAGTTTTTTTGGTTATATTACACTTATTAATTTTTATACTTAAATTGTGTTTGagctaaaatataaaaaatttatacTTATTACATGTTATTTGTTGTGTAGGTTGAGAATCGGGACTAACACGAATTTATGGAGCTAAATTGAATAAattttgaagtctaagtaaaagttTTAGAGTTAAGCCAAAATCGAGTTCGGGAATTAAGAATTGAGTATGTATTTGAAAAGTGGAAGAAAACGCTCAAGGCCAGAATGTGATCTATCACGGCGTGCTAAGTGATGTGATATATAAGGTGGCTTGTTAAGATAGACATTTGAATTGATGAAACTAACAATATGGAAAGTTGGCAAGATATCGGCCAAGGTGCCACacgttgaagcaagggttgctccaaactcTCCAAAAtagttgtgtcttcagaggaaagaCGAACGAAGATCTAAACAATTATCTAATGGACTTTGAGGATataatgaacacctttcaatataatggtgtgtcacaagatgcagtttatcTAAGGGAATTCCCCTtcacacttaaagatgatgcgaagcaatggcttcgaagcttgcttaatggatcaattagaacatgggatgagatgaccagaaaatttcttgacaaatatttatcatcagctaagacgggcaagtttagaagggaAATTCAAAACTTCTATCAGAATGAGACTGAAAcggtgtttgaagcttgggagaggttcaaagaAATAATGCGTAAGTGTCAACATAGTAGAatagaactctggatgcaactccaggatttttgagATGGACTGACA is drawn from Nicotiana tomentosiformis chromosome 12, ASM39032v3, whole genome shotgun sequence and contains these coding sequences:
- the LOC138903122 gene encoding uncharacterized protein encodes the protein MLLSAVPDEWATEAFTKGLNPLSSDASKKLKKSLLEFQETTLVDVHNCYESKTIEDDKLSSSVSSKGRPSQMNHSLWWEFHGTHGHMTRDCRHLRAEVAMLLKNIHFREFLSDRAKNSCGRNQDAIEPEKLAAGSPCLTINMIFGGVEVNGVTFSTEKKINISVTHVKRIQEASEDDEITFTEEDADCHILPHNNTLVISLNIFNFKIKRVLVDPDSSANVIQWRVLEQAKLTRNIVSTTKLLAWFYLTSVTTRWEILLPTHAEGVEKTTLFYIVVGDMGYNVIIGRPWIHEIKVMPSNYHQLLKFPMLDEIKKLRGDQPAVREMNEVTLSSSNVISNT